A stretch of Komagataella phaffii GS115 chromosome 2, complete sequence DNA encodes these proteins:
- a CDS encoding One of two large regulatory subunits of ribonucleotide-diphosphate reductase, with translation MTKSKEAISFDEARLKRSLLKLSFGLNLKFVDIALVVEKVSLAIIENLHLQDLLNLTSEILASLSTRHYDYSNLAARLLSNHLRKRLGDSFFANCERLAEHGFVDKGLLTIARSNSEQLDGSIKPERDFDFDYFGYMTLQSIYLLKKDDLILETPQFLFMRVALGIHGEDLSSAIQTYDLMSQGYFIHASPTLFHAGTPTPYLSSCFLMGLQDADVNSVYQSLHKIAMISNAAGGIGINVHDIPAEDACNRGIVPLIKVLNETARYVQQGSNKRPSAFAIYLEPWHEEVFDLLNLRKNHGKEEIRARDLFYALWIPDLFMEKVEKNEDWCLFNPLHAKGLNDVYGEQFNLLYAEYEKKGMYVRKIPAQQLWNAIVDAQIETGTPFMLYKDSCNRKSNQSNLGTIQCSNLCCEIVEYSSRDQIAVCNLASIGLPKYVVDGKFDFESLKNSVRIVTENLNKVIDISKYPVPEASYSNDLTRPMAIGVQGLWDTFMLLKIPYDSEEAAALNSQIFETIYYSALETSMNIAKKDGPYKSFQGSPASKGLLQMDLWNVKEEDLTLDWKSLRSDIVKHGLRNSLLVGPMPTASTSQILGFCESFEPLSYNFYTRRVSSGEYQVVNKYLIDDLINLGLWTDSLRQEIIGNDGSIQEIDEIPQEVKSLYKTVWEISQRITINMAADRGRFIDQSQSMNLYLAKPNRGKLTAMHFYAWKKGLKTGMYYLRTKAASSAIKFSIDISKRKRDGTYNTPTKRQAVQSEALETTPSCQLNNCESCSG, from the coding sequence GCCTTCTCAAGCTCTCCTTTGGTCTGAACCTCAAGTTTGTCGATATTGCCCTAGTCGTGGAGAAGGTATCCCTGGCGATAATTGAGAACCTCCATCTCCAGGATCTCTTGAACCTAACCAGTGAAATACTTGCCTCCTTGAGCACTAGACACTACGATTATTCCAATTTAGCTGCCAGACTATTGTCAAATCACCTGAGGAAACGTTTAGGAGATTCGTTCTTTGCTAATTGCGAACGTTTAGCTGAACATGGATTTGTCGATAAGGGTCTTCTGACCATAGCTAGATCTAACTCCGAACAGCTTGACGGGTCGATCAAGCCAGAGAGGGACTTTGATTTCGACTACTTTGGTTATATGACGCTCCAGTCCATTTATTTGCTGAAAAAAGACGACCTCATATTGGAGACTCCCCAGTTCCTGTTCATGCGAGTGGCGTTGGGGATCCATGGCGAGGACCTGTCGTCTGCCATCCAAACTTATGACCTAATGTCTCAAGGGTATTTTATTCATGCTTCACCCACTCTTTTCCATGCAGGTACGCCGACCCCCTATCTCTCATCGTGCTTTCTGATGGGTTTGCAGGATGCGGATGTCAACTCCGTCTACCAATCTTTGCACAAAATTGCCATGATATCAAATGCAGCAGGTGGTATTGGTATCAATGTACACGATATTCCCGCGGAGGATGCATGCAATAGAGGCATTGTTCCGTTAATTAAAGTCCTAAATGAAACTGCAAGGTATGTCCAACAGGGCTCCAATAAGCGACCCAGTGCATTTGCCATTTATCTAGAGCCATGGCACGAAGAAGTGTTTgatttgttgaacttgagaAAGAATCACGGCAAGGAGGAGATCAGAGCCAGAGATTTATTCTACGCTTTGTGGATTCCCGACCTTTTTATGGAAAAAGTCGAAAAGAATGAGGACTGGTGCCTCTTCAACCCCTTGCATGCCAAAGGTTTGAATGATGTTTACGGCGAACAATTCAACCTCCTTTATGCTGAGTACGAGAAGAAGGGAATGTATGTTAGAAAGATTCCTGCTCAACAATTATGGAATGCTATTGTAGACGCTCAAATTGAGACAGGGACTCCGTTCATGTTGTATAAAGACTCTTGCAACAGGAAATCTAACCAAAGCAACTTGGGTACAATACAATGTTCTAATTTGTGCTGTGAAATTGTGGAGTACTCTTCAAGGGACCAAATCGCAGTGTGTAATTTGGCCTCCATCGGTTTACCTAAATATGTGGTGGATGGGaagtttgattttgaaagtttgaagaattccGTAAGAATTGTTACCGAAAACTTAAACAAAGTGATAGATATCTCCAAATACCCTGTCCCTGAAGCTTCGTATTCTAATGACTTGACGAGACCAATGGCAATAGGCGTTCAAGGATTATGGGACACTTTTATGCTGTTAAAGATTCCATATGATTCAGAGGAAGCCGCCGCTTTGAACtctcaaatatttgaaacaaTATACTATTCAGCtttggaaacttcaatgaatattgcaaagaaagatggTCCCTACAAATCATTCCAAGGATCTCCTGCCTCAAAAGGATTGCTGCAAATGGATCTTTGGAATGTCAAGGAAGAGGACTTGACATTGGACTGGAAATCATTGCGATCTGATATTGTTAAACATGGGTTGAGGAACTCCCTCTTAGTCGGACCCATGCCCACAGCATCGACTTCACAAATCCTTGGATTCTGCGAATCTTTTGAGCCCCTTTCCTACAACTTCTATACCAGAAGGGTAAGCTCAGGGGAGTACCAGGTGGTGAATAAATATCTTATTGACGATTTAATTAATCTTGGCCTTTGGACGGATTCCTTGCGCCAGGAAATCATAGGTAATGACGGCTCAATTCAGGAGATCGACGAGATACCGCAAGAGGTCAAGAGCCTTTACAAAACTGTTTGGGAGATCTCTCAAAGAATTACTATAAACATGGCTGCAGATAGAGGCCGATTCATTGATCAATCTCAGAGTATGAATTTGTATCTGGCTAAACCAAATAGAGGGAAGCTTACAGCAATGCACTTTTATGCCTGGAAAAAAGGTTTAAAGACGGGGATGTACTACTTAAGAACTAAAGCAGCTTCTTCTGCcatcaagttttcaattgatatttcaaagagaaaaagagacgGAACCTATAATACCCCTACTAAACGGCAGGCCGTGCAAAGTGAAGCTTTGGAGACAACACCTTCATGCCAGCTGAACAATTGTGAGTCCTGTTCGGGTTAA
- a CDS encoding Mitochondrial GTPase related to dynamin, present in a complex containing Ugo1p and Fzo1p, producing MLPRSRHMVPMMRRTFGVRLIQHQIPKKQIQFGLIKTRPFSIYSFGKFAGRVVKAPAAVGGGLAAAGSYVAYKVEQASSYTKDQVDRAKDLAGGLYDNISGFFGKFGGNGSEGVPPDGNGSNAAALGGTAAAVGFKSDDDEDEETLYLDEDEDEEEEEEDSETMDDEMLNLTRQMIEIRSILQSIDPNDNTLKLPSIVVIGSQSSGKSSVLEAVVGREFLPKGSNMVTRRPIELTLVNSPDLAAEVAEFPALRMNNLTDFEQVQKILYDLNLAVPITEAISNDPIQLTIRSPRVPDLSLVDLPGYIQVEAADQPTELKRKIRQLCDKYLEEPNIILAISAADVDLANSTALRASRQMDPKGERTIGVVTKLDLVDGAEARGILTNRKYPLKMGYVGVVTKVPQTSIFKKKTGYQAFIAQQNFESTFLKDNKDEFAGTSVGTRTLKKRLMRVLERSMALSLKPTYDRVQQELEEASYKFKVEFNDRSLTPETYIASSIDTLKGAVKEFSERFGRNEIKSVLKNELDQKVLDLLASKYWNKPHDQSREIDLDLRDIVNASPTDVYWHRKLDLTTNSLTKLGVGRLSTTLLTNALLTEIDNMIDNTTLRTHPMIKQVVRDAAEEVLNSRYYSTADQVENCIKPFKFEIELENSEWKQSRDHIIRLLNEELRSCDQYLQLLKKNIGSRKLTQIMTYLENKDNSIGETIERENIGFSPGILSRGRDALFLKDRASLLQFRISCLKSSQCKIKENKYKCPEIFLAAVADKLTQTAVLFLNVELLSDFYYNFPRALDAKLSNGLTQEQIEAFAKEDPKVKRHIELQQRKELLELATSKIEDVMTLQKHRTKH from the coding sequence ATGCTTCCAAGATCACGTCATATGGTGCCCATGATGAGGCGCACATTTGGCGTGAGATTGATTCAACATCAGATACCCAAAAAACAAATACAGTTTGGCCTTATCAAGACGAGGCCTTTCTCCATCTATTCCTTTGGCAAGTTTGCTGGAAGGGTGGTCAAAGCTCCAGCTGCAGTTGGCGGTGGTCTTGCTGCTGCAGGATCGTATGTAGCTTACAAAGTGGAGCAAGCTTCCAGTTATACTAAAGATCAGGTGGACAGAGCAAAGGATTTGGCCGGAGGTCTGTACGACAACATTTCTGGGTTCTTTGGCAAATTCGGTGGCAACGGTTCTGAAGGAGTTCCGCCTGATGGAAACGGATCTAATGCGGCAGCACTAGGTGGTACAGCTGCTGCTGTTGGATTTAAATCcgacgatgatgaggatgaagaaacGTTATACTtggacgaagatgaagatgaggaagaggaggaagaggatAGCGAGACAATGGATGATGAGATGCTTAACCTCACAAGACAAATGATTGAGATCAGAAGCATTTTACAAAGTATTGACCCTAATGACAACACTTTGAAACTTCCCTCTATTGTGGTCATTGGTTCACAATCCAGTGGTAAGTCATCTGTGCTAGAAGCTGTCGTCGGACGAGAGTTCCTTCCAAAAGGCTCCAACATGGTAACCAGAAGACCAATAGAACTTACTTTGGTAAATTCTCCGGACTTGGCGGCTGAAGTCGCAGAGTTTCCAGCCTTGAGAATGAACAACTTAACAGACTTTGAACAGgttcaaaaaatattatATGATCTGAATCTTGCTGTTCCAATAACTGAGGCAATTTCAAATGACCCAATTCAGCTAACAATCAGATCCCCTAGGGTGCCTGATCTATCATTGGTAGACCTTCCTGGTTATATCCAAGTCGAAGCAGCTGACCAGCCTACAGAGTTGAAACGTAAGATCAGACAACTTTGCGATAAATACTTGGAAGAACCCAATATCATACTTGCAATTAGTGCTGCTGATGTCGATCTTGCAAACTCCACAGCATTGAGAGCGTCAAGACAAATGGACCCTAAGGGTGAAAGGACTATTGGAGTGGTGACAAAGTTGGACTTGGTCGATGGGGCAGAGGCAAGAGGTATATTGACCAACAGAAAGTATCCATTAAAAATGGGATATGTTGGTGTTGTTACGAAGGTTCCCCAGACCTCTATTTTTAAAAAGAAAACGGGTTACCAGGCCTTCATCGCTCAACAAAATTTTGAGAGTACCTTCCTCAAAGACAATAAAGATGAGTTTGCAGGAACTTCAGTGGGAACTAggactttgaagaaacgATTGATGAGAGTGTTGGAACGTTCAATGGCTCTATCGTTAAAACCGACATACGATAGAGTTCAGCAAGAGCTGGAAGAAGCAAGTTACAAGTTTAAAGTGGAGTTCAATGATAGAAGCCTTACCCCGGAAACCTACATTGCAAGTTCAATAGATACCTTGAAAGGTGCAGTAAAGGAGTTCAGCGagagatttggaagaaacgAAATAAAATCTGTGCTCAAGAATGAATTGGACCAGAAGGTGCTTGATTTATTAGCATCCAAATACTGGAATAAACCACATGACCAGTCTAGGGAAATTGATTTGGATCTACGAGACATTGTTAACGCTTCACCTACAGATGTTTATTGGCACAGAAAGTTGGATCTCACCACTAACAGTTTAACCAAGCTGGGAGTTGGTAGGTTATCTACCACATTGCTAACCAATGCACTGTTAACAGAGATTGATAACATGATAGACAATACCACATTGCGCACACATCCCATGATTAAACAAGTGGTGCGTGATGCAGCTGAAGAAGTGCTCAACTCACGTTATTATTCCACTGCAGACCAAGTTGAGAATTGTATCAAGcctttcaagtttgaaattgagcTGGAGAATTCTGAATGGAAACAAAGCAGGGACCACATTATAAGATTATTGAATGAAGAGCTTAGATCGTGTgatcaatatcttcaacttttgaaaaagaacataGGAAGCAGGAAATTGACACAAATCATGACGTATTTGGAAAATAAGGATAACAGTATAGGAGAAACGATTGAGAGGGAGAACATTGGTTTCAGTCCGGGTATTCTTTCAAGAGGCCGTGATGCtttatttttgaaagataGGGCGTCGCTGTTGCAATTCCGGATATCTTGTTTGAAATCGTCCCAATGcaagatcaaagagaaTAAATATAAATGTCCCGAGATATTTCTGGCAGCAGTTGCCGACAAGCTTACGCAAACAGCAGTCTTGTTTTTGAACGTGGAGCTGTTGAGTGATTTCTATTACAATTTTCCACGTGCGTTGGATGCTAAGCTGTCTAATGGGTTGACACAGGAACAAATTGAGGCGtttgccaaagaagatcCCAAAGTCAAGAGACACATTGAACTTCAGCAACGAAAGGaattattggaattggcaacttccaagattgaGGATGTTATGACCTTACAGAAACATAGGACAAAACATTGA
- a CDS encoding Subunit of COMPASS (Set1C), a complex which methylates histone H3 on lysine 4 and is required in tel — translation MTEELSKEELKRLQKKFQEFEKAPKYNLNSEEVFCICRKPDDEGQLMVACDGCDEWFHFRCMKLDPKYEKLVANFYCVFCDRLFNKGKTLWKRKCKLEGCFNPIELSEEKKSKYCSEEHGLMYMKQALLDKVLKQEDLNGQRLLKLKEVSSILREVDDCKALAKLGEELPIYSDFYPDAKLSPHLTEKVAAWDKQIQQVTTELERLDSRLRLVLALKEFLKLLNENINIITIPDYIPGPRTKSSKSKSKNSKKSDICGFNRVILDLDRATDMDQFKAKISPYLGKNAIDPEDFKKLYREIYPDDDDMVDSVGPENWLARFCLKDKRKCNKHHSWLNILADDYYLQTQLLEEKKKRLQDERQTLMTDYNIERWSNLEAKVASN, via the coding sequence ATGACGGAAGAACTCTCCAAGGAAGAGCTGAAGAGGCTGCAGAAGAAGTTCCAGGAGTTCGAAAAGGCCCCAAAATACAACCTCAACTCAGAGGAGGTGTTCTGTATTTGTAGAAAACCGGATGATGAGGGTCAACTCATGGTGGCATGTGATGGATGCGACGAATGGTTCCATTTCCGATGCATGAAACTGGACCCAAAGTATGAGAAACTGGTGGCAAACTTCTATTGTGTGTTTTGCGATCGTTTGTTTAACAAGGGCAAGACTTTGTGGAAGAGAAAGTGCAAATTGGAGGGATGCTTCAATCCAATTGAGTTGAGtgaggagaagaaaagtaAGTATTGTAGTGAGGAACACGGTTTAATGTACATGAAACAAGCATTGCTGGACAAGGTTTTGAAGcaagaagatttgaatGGTCAGCGGTtactgaaattgaaagaggtCTCCTCAATTCTTCGTGAGGTTGATGACTGCAAGGCGCTGGCAAAACTGGGCGAAGAACTTCCTATCTACTCCGATTTCTATCCAGATGCTAAATTGAGCCCACATCTGACTGAAAAAGTAGCTGCTTGGGATAAGCAGATACAACAAGTGACGACTGAGTTAGAACGTTTGGATAGCAGGCTTCGTCTTGTCCTAGCTTTAAAggagtttttgaaactaCTGAAtgaaaacatcaacatAATTACAATTCCTGATTATATACCAGGTCCAAGGACAAAGTCAAGCAAGTCGAAGtcaaaaaattccaaaaagtcTGATATTTGTGGATTCAACAGAGTAATTCTGGATCTTGACAGAGCTACAGACATGGATCAATTTAAAGCAAAGATATCACCATATTTGGGCAAGAATGCTATAGACCCAGAGGATTTTAAAAAGTTGTACCGAGAAATATATccagatgatgatgacatgGTGGACTCTGTTGGTCCGGAAAACTGGCTGGCAAGGTTTTGCTTGAAGGATAAGAGGAAATGCAATAAACACCATAGTTGGCTCAATATCCTAGCTGATGACTACTACCTACAAACACAGCTATtagaggaaaaaaagaagaggttGCAAGATGAGAGGCAAACATTAATGACAGACTATAATATTGAACGGTGGAGCAATCTTGAAGCAAAAGTTGCGTCAAATTAA